Genomic DNA from Patescibacteria group bacterium:
AAGTCATCGAACGCTGCTCAAATCAGCTGTAGGAAAAATGGCGGGATGCCTTCTGAGCGCCGGAGCCGTGCTGGTTGTTGCAGAAGTATTCGGCTGGTAATTCGTCAAAAACACAACCAAGAAACCTATGCGCCCTCCTTTTCTCGGGCTTATGAATAATCAGCGCCATAAACACGCCATTGACTACGTAGCCGATGTGAATAGCGGTGTTTCCGCCGTAGCCCTTTTACCGCAACTCATTACGGTCTTGGGACACAAAAGTACTGTAGGACTCTCGCCGCTAACATTTTTCTTGATTGCGCTCAATAGTTCCGTATGGTTTGCGTATGGAATCCATCGTCATGCACCCCCGCTCATTATTTCATCCTCGCTAAACGCGCTTGTGTCGATCGTAATTTTAGGCGCCATGTACATCTGGGCATAATGCGAAAGCCGATGACGCACTATTCACTCTTACGTGGCTTGCGCTTTTCTTCCTCGGCCGCGGAGTTATGAGTGTCCTTCGGCATGCGCTC
This window encodes:
- a CDS encoding SemiSWEET family transporter, with the translated sequence MRPPFLGLMNNQRHKHAIDYVADVNSGVSAVALLPQLITVLGHKSTVGLSPLTFFLIALNSSVWFAYGIHRHAPPLIISSSLNALVSIVILGAMYIWA